One window from the genome of Erwinia sorbitola encodes:
- a CDS encoding sigma-54-dependent Fis family transcriptional regulator, translating to MSHPGPLLIDPASIAFQSVLDRLAPTDATVLIVGETGTGKEVVARYLHHHSPRQAQPFVAVNCGALTESLAESELFGHEKGAFTGAAERHQGWFEAAEGGTLLLDEIGELSLPLQVKLLRVLQEREVTRVGSRRPVKVNVRVIAATHVDLAHAIRERRFREDLFYRLNVAAVTLPPLRQRREDIPLLADHFLTLYARRLGRPQLRLSAESLATLMEYAWPGNVRELENTLHNAVLLSKEPLIQPHQLRLNTEVLEQQPIGEQALDTFLRQQLQSDSGPLYQRVLDALVRNAFELSGENQLQAAALLGISRNTLRTHLGHLGLIKARRSLASGERRDITQQNIQDRVLRIGYQKFGNLGILKARQSLEGAFAHRGISVLWSEFPAGPQLLHALDNREIDFGTTGEVPPVFAQAGNSPLLYVAWEPAAPQSVALLVAQDSPIQTIADLRGRRIAVNKGSNVHYLLVQMLDEAGMTLNDVRVLYAPPKYPLTPSDHHAVDAWMMWDPLLSDAEQGNQLRVIADGRGRVNNHQFYLAHRDFAAHSADLLHQLLAALVQTGSYIDANRSEAAALLSAELGLSPQALSHALLRRSHQTRRMDLSAIRAQQAIADRFFALGLLPKAVNVRDAVWRD from the coding sequence ATGTCACACCCCGGCCCGTTACTGATCGATCCCGCCTCCATTGCGTTTCAAAGCGTACTGGACAGGCTGGCACCCACCGACGCCACGGTGCTGATTGTGGGAGAAACCGGCACCGGGAAAGAGGTGGTGGCGCGTTACCTCCATCATCACAGCCCGCGCCAGGCGCAGCCGTTTGTTGCGGTGAACTGCGGTGCGCTGACCGAAAGCCTGGCGGAGTCTGAGCTGTTCGGCCATGAGAAAGGAGCATTTACCGGTGCGGCAGAACGCCATCAGGGCTGGTTCGAAGCGGCCGAAGGCGGCACGCTGCTGCTGGATGAAATTGGTGAACTGAGCCTGCCGTTGCAGGTTAAGCTGCTGCGTGTATTGCAGGAGCGCGAAGTGACGCGCGTGGGTTCGCGCCGCCCGGTCAAGGTTAACGTGCGGGTGATTGCCGCTACCCACGTCGATCTTGCCCACGCTATTCGCGAACGTCGCTTCCGTGAGGATCTGTTTTATCGTCTGAATGTCGCGGCGGTTACCCTGCCGCCGCTGCGTCAGCGGCGCGAAGATATTCCGCTGCTGGCGGATCATTTTCTCACGCTGTATGCCCGCCGTCTTGGGCGACCGCAGCTGCGCCTGAGCGCAGAGAGCCTCGCCACATTGATGGAGTACGCCTGGCCGGGGAATGTGCGTGAGCTGGAAAATACCCTGCATAACGCCGTATTGCTGAGTAAAGAGCCGTTGATTCAGCCCCATCAGCTCAGGCTGAATACGGAAGTTCTTGAGCAGCAGCCGATCGGCGAACAGGCGTTGGATACGTTTCTGCGCCAGCAGCTGCAAAGCGATAGCGGGCCGCTCTATCAACGGGTGCTGGATGCGCTGGTGCGAAACGCGTTTGAACTGAGCGGTGAGAATCAGCTTCAGGCCGCTGCACTGCTGGGGATCAGCCGTAACACACTGCGCACCCATCTTGGCCACCTCGGACTGATTAAAGCACGCCGCAGCCTGGCAAGCGGAGAGCGGCGCGATATTACGCAGCAGAATATTCAGGATCGCGTGCTGCGTATCGGCTACCAGAAGTTCGGCAACCTCGGCATTTTAAAAGCCCGTCAGAGCCTGGAGGGAGCCTTTGCCCATCGCGGTATCAGCGTACTGTGGAGTGAGTTTCCCGCCGGGCCTCAGCTGCTGCATGCCCTGGATAATCGCGAAATAGATTTTGGTACCACCGGCGAGGTTCCGCCGGTCTTTGCTCAGGCAGGTAACAGCCCGCTGCTCTATGTGGCGTGGGAACCGGCGGCACCGCAAAGTGTGGCCCTGCTGGTGGCGCAGGATAGCCCAATCCAGACCATTGCCGATTTACGCGGCAGGCGGATTGCGGTGAATAAAGGTTCCAATGTGCATTACCTGCTGGTGCAGATGCTGGATGAAGCGGGCATGACGCTAAACGATGTCCGCGTACTCTACGCACCGCCCAAATATCCTCTGACACCCAGCGATCATCATGCCGTTGATGCGTGGATGATGTGGGATCCGCTACTGAGCGATGCCGAGCAGGGTAACCAGCTGCGGGTGATCGCCGACGGGCGCGGCCGGGTTAACAACCATCAGTTCTACCTCGCACACCGGGATTTTGCTGCTCACTCTGCCGATCTGCTGCATCAGCTGCTGGCCGCGCTGGTACAGACCGGCAGCTATATCGATGCCAACCGCAGCGAAGCGGCCGCCCTGCTCTCTGCTGAACTCGGCCTGTCGCCGCAGGCGCTGTCGCATGCGCTGCTGCGGCGCAGCCATCAAACCCGGCGAATGGATCTGTCAGCGATCCGCGCCCAGCAGGCGATTGCTGATCGTTTTTTCGCACTGGGGCTGCTGCCTAAAGCGGTGAATGTCCGTGATGCCGTGTGGCGTGATTAA
- a CDS encoding M20 family metallopeptidase, which produces MTAEEAVTQATAYFDSGKFREVLARRIAMRSESQRDDRDDIIQRYLDEEIAPAMQALGFTTQQLDNPQAPSRPFLLATRIDDPQLPTVLCYGHGDVVFGDDENWRSGLTPWELVEEGDRWYGRGSADNKGQHSVNIAALEQVTAARGGKLGFNCKFLFEMGEEISSPGLMALCQRHADLLKADIFIASDGPRLNAVRPTLFLGSRGAVNFRFSIDARDRDYHSGNWGGLLTNPGTQLANALACLVNQHGQLQVAALKPPAISAAVKAILSDIDLGEGDGPQIDPNWGEPGLTPVERLYGWNTLEVLSLLAGNPARPMNAIPGSATAVCQLRFVVETDWENIATHLRQHLDAHGFNQVTVEVLRGSPATRLDPRDPLVGWALDIMAETTGKKPALLPNLGGSLPNDVFAHALGLPTLWIPHSYPACGQHAVDEHMLKSVAREGLQIMTRLFWDLGEQGSTLLARHRAHCAQGE; this is translated from the coding sequence ATGACAGCAGAAGAGGCGGTAACGCAGGCCACGGCGTACTTTGACAGTGGCAAATTCAGGGAGGTGCTGGCACGCCGTATCGCAATGCGCAGTGAAAGCCAGCGTGACGATCGCGATGACATTATTCAGCGCTACCTCGACGAAGAGATAGCTCCGGCGATGCAGGCGCTGGGATTCACCACACAACAGCTGGATAACCCGCAGGCTCCTTCACGGCCTTTCCTGCTGGCAACACGGATCGACGATCCGCAGCTGCCGACCGTGCTCTGCTACGGGCACGGCGACGTGGTGTTTGGTGATGATGAAAACTGGCGCAGCGGCCTGACGCCCTGGGAACTGGTGGAAGAGGGTGATCGCTGGTACGGGCGCGGTAGCGCAGATAACAAAGGCCAGCACTCGGTAAATATTGCCGCACTGGAGCAGGTGACCGCCGCACGCGGTGGCAAACTGGGCTTTAACTGTAAATTCCTCTTTGAAATGGGAGAGGAGATCAGCTCACCCGGCCTGATGGCACTGTGCCAGCGACACGCCGATCTGTTGAAAGCCGATATCTTTATCGCTTCTGACGGCCCGCGCCTCAACGCGGTACGTCCGACCCTGTTCCTCGGCTCACGCGGCGCGGTTAACTTTCGCTTCAGCATTGATGCCCGCGACCGTGACTACCACTCAGGAAACTGGGGCGGTCTGCTGACTAACCCCGGCACCCAGCTGGCGAATGCGCTGGCCTGCCTGGTAAACCAGCACGGACAGCTACAGGTTGCGGCACTGAAACCGCCTGCCATCAGCGCGGCGGTAAAAGCGATTCTCAGCGATATTGACCTCGGTGAAGGCGATGGCCCGCAGATCGACCCGAACTGGGGAGAGCCAGGCCTGACGCCGGTCGAACGTCTCTACGGCTGGAACACGCTGGAGGTGCTCTCCCTGCTGGCGGGTAATCCGGCGCGTCCGATGAATGCCATTCCCGGCAGCGCGACCGCCGTGTGTCAGCTGCGTTTTGTTGTTGAAACCGACTGGGAAAATATTGCCACGCATCTGCGCCAGCATCTCGATGCCCACGGCTTTAACCAGGTAACGGTGGAAGTGCTGCGCGGCTCTCCGGCAACCCGCCTTGATCCGCGCGACCCGCTGGTAGGCTGGGCGCTGGATATTATGGCTGAAACCACGGGTAAAAAACCGGCACTGCTGCCAAACCTCGGCGGTTCGCTGCCGAACGACGTCTTTGCCCACGCGCTGGGGCTTCCCACGCTGTGGATCCCGCACTCCTATCCGGCCTGCGGCCAGCATGCTGTCGACGAACATATGCTGAAGTCGGTTGCACGTGAAGGATTGCAGATTATGACCCGGTTGTTCTGGGATTTAGGCGAACAGGGCAGCACTCTGCTGGCCCGTCATCGCGCGCATTGTGCACAAGGAGAGTGA
- a CDS encoding acyltransferase family protein: MKNNILSITYLRAIACMLVVVCHAESFSAKLTPAYFTGLFGYGGAVGKLGVYLFFMISGYLMACVHWEDFGQGKMGLFVKKRLVRILPMYYLFTLITIMAWVVNPGWFPSTILTPIDDILSLLFIPSVYIKELDTLTPVLSVGWTLCYEMLFYLVFAVGMLFSRRSGMQFIFITIVALVVCGALANPRQPWSQFYTNEIMLYFLSGISCFMLQKRLSQRYAHSALSLTVIVVLLAISTLWLQGFPQLLLLSLCFFMLTGLEFSSGRQTRLTRIATGIGLASYSIYLCHRLFMGALEKVLHVLIPTPGTVTLYLAMVILSVASAVVGYLIYWLIEKRTTMAFRFKAG; this comes from the coding sequence GTGAAAAATAATATTCTGTCGATTACATATCTGCGGGCCATTGCCTGTATGCTGGTGGTCGTATGTCATGCTGAAAGTTTTTCCGCCAAGCTAACGCCAGCTTATTTTACCGGGCTGTTCGGCTATGGCGGTGCCGTGGGGAAACTCGGCGTATATCTGTTTTTTATGATCAGCGGCTATCTGATGGCCTGTGTGCACTGGGAAGATTTCGGTCAGGGCAAGATGGGGCTGTTTGTCAAAAAACGCCTTGTCCGTATACTGCCAATGTATTATCTGTTCACCCTGATTACTATTATGGCCTGGGTGGTTAATCCGGGCTGGTTCCCGTCGACAATATTAACGCCGATCGATGATATTCTTTCATTGCTGTTTATTCCTTCGGTGTATATTAAAGAGCTGGATACGCTAACGCCGGTATTATCGGTGGGCTGGACGCTCTGCTATGAAATGCTGTTTTATCTGGTATTTGCTGTTGGCATGCTGTTCAGCCGCCGTAGTGGCATGCAGTTTATTTTTATCACCATAGTTGCACTGGTGGTCTGCGGCGCATTAGCCAATCCCCGGCAGCCCTGGTCACAATTTTATACTAACGAAATTATGCTCTATTTCCTCAGCGGGATTAGCTGCTTTATGTTGCAAAAACGCCTGAGTCAGCGCTATGCCCACAGTGCACTCTCCCTTACCGTGATTGTGGTGCTGCTGGCAATATCTACGCTGTGGTTGCAGGGTTTCCCGCAGTTGCTGCTGCTCTCGCTCTGCTTCTTTATGCTGACCGGACTGGAGTTTTCTTCCGGGCGTCAGACCCGTTTAACGCGCATCGCTACCGGTATCGGTCTGGCCTCTTACTCTATCTATCTCTGCCACCGTCTGTTTATGGGTGCACTGGAGAAAGTGCTGCATGTGCTGATACCGACACCCGGTACCGTCACCCTCTATCTGGCGATGGTGATATTAAGCGTCGCCTCCGCCGTGGTGGGTTATCTCATCTACTGGCTGATTGAAAAACGAACCACCATGGCATTCCGCTTTAAAGCAGGCTGA
- a CDS encoding MFS transporter, whose translation MNSNVQQSQAVKPNLYKTLFATCVGNALEWFDITVYAFFASYIAHAFFPTEDPSVSLLLTFGSFGVSFLIRPLGAVILGAYADRVGRKKALLMSITLMMIGSLMITVMPSYASIGLLAPVLILVARLIQGFSAGGEFGSSTAFLVEHFPERRAFIASWQFATQGASTLMASAFGLGLSVWMTEAQIQEWGWRIPFAFGLLIGPVGLYIRRHLHEPASFVAQPKTHAPLKDLMGAQKVLLLLAIGLMVISTGVNYMLNYVPTYATKTLHLSGSTAYTATLVAGIILTVVTPLMGLWAEKIGRANLMWGALILLAVTIYPAFRLMVNNTTPASLILLVGWMALLKSAYFSTVPSMMADLFPMTTRASGMAISYNIAVTIFGGFAPLICTLLITMTGSSLAPSYYLMLLAVFSAVALYNSQRRVGR comes from the coding sequence GTGAACAGCAACGTACAGCAATCGCAGGCGGTGAAACCGAACCTGTATAAAACCCTGTTTGCCACCTGCGTGGGTAACGCGCTGGAGTGGTTTGATATTACGGTATACGCTTTTTTTGCCAGCTATATCGCCCATGCATTTTTCCCCACCGAAGATCCGTCGGTATCACTGCTGCTGACCTTCGGTAGTTTCGGCGTCTCCTTCCTGATCCGCCCGCTGGGTGCCGTCATACTTGGGGCTTATGCCGATCGGGTGGGGCGCAAAAAAGCGCTGCTGATGTCGATCACCCTGATGATGATCGGCAGTCTGATGATCACCGTGATGCCTTCATATGCCAGTATTGGCCTGCTGGCGCCCGTGCTGATCCTGGTTGCGCGTCTGATTCAGGGGTTCTCAGCAGGCGGTGAGTTCGGCAGCTCCACCGCGTTTCTGGTGGAGCACTTTCCTGAGCGCAGGGCGTTTATTGCCAGCTGGCAGTTTGCTACCCAGGGAGCCAGCACGCTGATGGCATCCGCGTTTGGCCTCGGTCTGAGCGTATGGATGACTGAGGCGCAGATCCAGGAGTGGGGATGGCGTATTCCGTTTGCTTTTGGTCTGCTGATTGGCCCGGTCGGGCTCTATATTCGCCGCCATCTGCATGAACCAGCCAGCTTTGTTGCCCAGCCGAAAACTCATGCGCCGCTGAAGGATTTGATGGGTGCTCAAAAAGTGCTGCTGCTGCTGGCTATCGGGCTGATGGTGATCTCCACCGGCGTTAACTATATGCTGAACTATGTGCCGACCTACGCCACGAAAACGCTGCATCTTTCGGGTTCGACGGCCTATACCGCCACGCTGGTGGCCGGAATTATTCTGACGGTGGTGACGCCGCTGATGGGCCTGTGGGCGGAGAAAATCGGGCGCGCTAACCTGATGTGGGGCGCGTTAATTCTGCTGGCGGTCACTATTTATCCGGCCTTCAGGCTGATGGTGAATAACACCACACCTGCCAGTTTAATACTGCTGGTCGGCTGGATGGCACTGCTGAAGTCAGCCTACTTCTCCACCGTGCCGTCAATGATGGCGGATCTGTTCCCGATGACCACCCGCGCCAGCGGTATGGCTATCAGTTACAACATAGCGGTGACCATTTTCGGCGGCTTTGCTCCGCTGATCTGTACGCTGCTGATCACCATGACCGGCTCCAGCCTGGCACCAAGCTATTATCTGATGCTGCTGGCGGTATTCAGTGCCGTTGCGCTGTATAACAGTCAGCGCCGGGTCGGGCGTTAG
- the ssuD gene encoding FMNH2-dependent alkanesulfonate monooxygenase: MSESAQDNINVFWFLPTHGDGRYLGTTEGGRPVDLPYLQQVALAADNLGYYGVLIPTGKSCEDSWLVAAALAPITKRLRYLVAVRPGLQPPSLAARMAATLDRLSEGRLLINVVTGGDPVENKGDGIFLSHADRYQVTREFLEVYSRLLKGEKVDFHGEHIRVEGSEILFPPVQEDGPPLYFGGSSDEAIDVAANQIDTYLTWGEPVAQVAEKLAVVRQRAEERGRQLSYGIRLHVIVRETEEEAWAAADRLIAHLDDDTIAAAQKIFARMDSTGQARMSALHSGSRDDLRIGPNLWAGVGLVRGGAGTALVGSPQQVADRIREYQALGIENFILSGYPHLEEAHRFAELVMPLLPLASNAEKRQRTVNTGPFGETIGGDRRPAKHSSAS; the protein is encoded by the coding sequence ATGAGCGAGTCAGCGCAGGACAATATCAACGTATTCTGGTTTCTCCCGACCCACGGAGATGGCCGCTACCTCGGCACCACTGAAGGCGGGCGTCCCGTCGATCTGCCGTATCTCCAGCAGGTGGCACTGGCCGCCGACAATCTCGGCTATTACGGCGTGCTGATCCCCACCGGCAAAAGTTGCGAAGACTCCTGGCTGGTTGCCGCCGCGCTGGCGCCAATCACCAAACGCCTGCGCTACCTGGTTGCGGTACGTCCGGGCCTGCAACCGCCGAGCCTGGCGGCCCGTATGGCCGCCACGTTGGATCGCCTGTCAGAGGGGCGATTACTGATAAACGTGGTGACCGGCGGCGATCCGGTTGAGAACAAAGGGGACGGTATCTTCCTGAGTCACGCTGACCGTTACCAGGTTACGCGGGAGTTTCTTGAGGTCTACTCGCGTCTGCTTAAGGGCGAAAAAGTCGATTTTCACGGTGAGCATATCCGCGTGGAAGGATCGGAAATTCTGTTTCCTCCGGTTCAGGAAGATGGCCCGCCGCTCTACTTTGGCGGCTCTTCCGATGAAGCCATTGACGTGGCGGCGAACCAGATTGACACCTACCTTACCTGGGGTGAACCGGTAGCTCAGGTGGCGGAAAAGCTGGCGGTAGTGCGGCAGCGGGCTGAAGAACGGGGACGGCAGTTAAGCTACGGTATCCGCCTGCATGTGATTGTGCGCGAAACTGAAGAGGAAGCCTGGGCCGCGGCCGACCGACTGATTGCCCATCTGGATGATGACACTATCGCCGCCGCGCAGAAAATTTTTGCCCGTATGGACTCCACCGGTCAGGCGCGTATGAGCGCGCTGCACAGTGGTTCCCGCGACGATCTGCGTATTGGCCCGAACCTGTGGGCGGGGGTGGGCCTGGTACGCGGCGGTGCAGGCACCGCGCTGGTGGGTAGCCCGCAGCAGGTGGCCGATCGTATCCGCGAATATCAGGCGCTGGGCATAGAGAACTTTATTCTGTCGGGCTATCCGCACCTTGAAGAAGCTCACCGTTTTGCTGAACTGGTCATGCCGCTGCTGCCGCTGGCCTCGAATGCAGAAAAACGTCAGCGTACGGTGAATACCGGGCCGTTTGGTGAAACCATCGGCGGCGATCGTCGTCCGGCTAAACATAGCAGTGCCAGTTGA